From the genome of Nisaea sp.:
CCGCACCTTGGCGATCTCGGCCCCCTCGGGCGCGGGGTTCGCATTGCCTGCGGCAACAGCGGCTTTCGGCTGCCAGATCAGACTTCCGCCAAACGCCCCGGCAGCCGCTCCCGCCAGAAAGTCCCGGCGGCGAACTGCGTTGCTTTGCGGCCTCTTGTTTCCGGTCTTCTCTCCCACGACGTTCTCCCCGTTTGAATGACCGGAACAGATTGCCATCATTGCGTGCATTTTGATAGAATAAGAATTTACTTTTTCTCGTAAAACTTTATTCCGAGCAATCGCGCACCTCTGCATTAAGGGCGGATTATCGAAAGCTCTCCTCGGCGGGGACAGGCCGTCAGACAGCGTCATGACCGGTCTCGGTAGGGCCGGCATCCGCAGCCGCTCGACTGTCTTCCTCTTTTCACAAGCCACTAAACGCCTTCCGGCGGGAAAGCGGAAAATCGTTTAGGATCAGTCAAAACAATGCAGGGAGAAACGACATGCCCGGACGGGTGGAAGGCAAGGTCATCGTGGTTGCGGGTGCGGGATCCGTCGGCCCCGGATGGGGTAACGGCAAGGCAGCGGCTGTACTCTATGCCCGCGAGGGGGCAACACTTTATCTTATCGACCGCGATGGAGATGCGCTGGCGGAAACCTCCCGGCTGGTTGAGGCAGAAGGCGCGCAAGTTCATGCCGAAGCTGGAGATCTCACCGACGGAATAACCGTGGAACGCCTGCTCGGCGACTGCGCCGCCCGTTTCGGACGCCTCGATGTTCTGCATAACAATGTCGGCGGCTCGGCTCCCGGCGGCGTCGCGGAAATGGACGAGGCAACCTGGGACCGGCAGGTCGATCACAATCTGAAAACCGTTTATCTCGGCTGCCATTTTGCCATCCCTCGGATGCGGGAAACCGGCGGCGGCGCCATTGTCAATATCGCCTCCGTCGCGGGCTACCGGCATATCGGCGCGCCGATCCATGCCTATGCCGCCACCAAGGCCGGCGTTGTGCAACTCTCCCGCGCCATGGGCGTCAGCTATGCCAAGGAAGGCATCCGCTGCAACACGGTCGTGCCGGGGTTGATGCATACGCCCCTGGTGGAAGCCCGCCTCACGGGACAACGTGGCGACGGTGACGCAGAGGCTCTGATTGCCCGGCGCCATGCACAAGTCCCGATGGGCCATATGGGGGATGCCTGGGATGTCGCCTATGCCGCGCTCTATCTCGCCAGCGACGAGGCAAAATATGTCACCGCGACGGAAATCGTCGTCGATGGCGGCCTGACCATGAGCGCGCCGGTCTAGACCTCGGTTTGTCCGATGTACTCAGGCGGGAACGATATGCGTACCTTCGAACCCCCGTGACCGCATCGCGTTTCGAGTATCGAGGACCAGCCGGGCATGCTCCGCGATAAGGCCATACTCCACATCGTCATGATCCGTGACGATCAGCACCGCATCCGCCGCAGCCAGGCGCTCAGGCGTCAGTGCCTCGCTCTTGCAGCCCGCGAGCGCACCGAATTCGCGGCTCGGCAGGATTTCCGGAATCCATGGGTCATGGAATCCGGCCTTCGCTCCGGCCGCCTGGAGCTTCTCCAGAATGGTCAGGGCCGGGCTTTCACGCTGGTCGGCCACGTTCTTCTTGTAGGCCATGCCGATCAGCAGGATGTCTGCGCCGTTCAGGCCCTTGCCAGATTGCCGGTCCACCGCCTCGCGCAGCCGGTCGATAACATAGTCCGGCATAGCCCGGTTGATCTCGCCCGCAAGCTCGATAAAGCGGGTCGACTGGCCGACGCTGCGGGCTTTCCAGGCGAGATAGAACGGATCGATCGGGATACAGTGACCGCCGAGGCCCGGTCCCGGATAAAACGGCATGTAGCCAAAAGGCTTGGTCGAGGCCGCCTCGATGACTTCCCAGACATCGATATCCATGGCGCCGTAGATCACCTTCAGCTCGTTCACCAGGGCGATATTCACCGCCCGGAACACATTCTCGGTGATCTTCACCGCCTCCGCCGTTGCGGCCGAAGAGACCGGCACGACCTTGTCCAGCACGGCACTGTAGAGCGCGACGGCGAGTTTTCCGGAGGCCTCGTCAACGCCGCCGACCACCTTCGGAATACGGCCGATAGAATAATCCGCGTTGCCGGGATCTTCCCGCTCCGGTGCGAAGGCGAGGAAGAGATCCTCACCGACCGTGTGGTCCGCGCTTTCCAGAATTGGCCGCAGCACCTCGTCCGTAGTGCCCGGATATGTCGTCGATTCCAGCACCACCAACGCGCCCGACTTCAGCACCGGAGCCAGCGCCGCGGTGGTATCGCGGACATAGCGCAGATCGGGGTCGCGCTCCGGTGTCAGTGGCGTCGGCACGCAGATCAGCACCGCGTCGGCATCGCCGAGATCGGTGATGTTGTCCGTCGCGAGGAAATCCCCATTCGTGATCCGCTCGCCAATCCCGTCCACCGGGATATGCGGAAGGTAGGATTGCTCCGCCGTCAGCGCTGTTATCTTCGCAGCATCGATATCGTAGCCAGTCACCCGAAACCCGGCCTTCAAGCAGGCGAGCGCCAGGGGCAGGCCGACATAACCGAGTCCGATCACGCCAATTCGCGCGCTCTTGTCGGAAACTTTGTTGAGGAATGCTTGCACCATCATGGGCTCAGTCCGTAGCCTGAAGACGGTTCACACGCAAGCACGGGAGAAGATGCGATGGCCGGTCTCAGCGACGCGCAAAAGGATGCCTTCTGGCGCGACGGATACCTCACCATCGAAAACGCGGTATCGCCGGACCTTCTGGGTCGGCTGCGCGATACCTTCAGCGGCTGGGTCGAGGAAAGCCGGGGGCATGCCTCCCCCTATGGCGAGACCATCAACGCCAAGCCGCGCTTTGACGTCGAGCCGGGCCACACGGCAGAGAAACCGGGCCTGCGCCGGGTCAATGCGCCGGTCGAGGTCTCCGAGGCCTATTACGAGGCGATGGCTTCCAGTCACATGACCGACTGCGTCGCGGACCTGATCGGCCCGAACCTGAAATTCCACCACTCGAAGATCAATTCCAAGCTGCCCGGCGGCGCCACCCAGGTGAAATGGCACCAGGATTTCCCCTTTACCCCGCACACCAACGACGACGTGATCACTGCGCTGCTGATGGTGGATGAGGTGACGGAAGAGAACGGCCCGCTGGAAGTGCTGGCGGGCTCGCACAGGGGCGAGATCCACGGGCTCTGGCATGACGGTGTTTTCACTGGGGCCATCGACGATGATATCGCGACGGAATGCCAGAAAAAGGCGGCACTCTGCACCGGCCCGGCGGGCTCGGTCTGCCTGATGCACACCCGCCTGCTGCACGGCTCCGCCCCGAACCGCTCGGCAAACCCACGCACGCTGTTCATCTCGGTCTATTCTGCGGAAGATTCAGTTCCGGTCTCACCCAGCCCGATGCCGAACAAGTTCGAAGGCACCATTGTGCGCGGCGTCCGGACGGGACGGGTCCGCGCGATCCCCTACGAGATCAGCCTGCCGCAACTGCCCTCCACGGCTTCGTTCTTCGACCAGCAGGCGCAGCACAAGAAGTAGCCGCCTCTC
Proteins encoded in this window:
- a CDS encoding SDR family NAD(P)-dependent oxidoreductase yields the protein MPGRVEGKVIVVAGAGSVGPGWGNGKAAAVLYAREGATLYLIDRDGDALAETSRLVEAEGAQVHAEAGDLTDGITVERLLGDCAARFGRLDVLHNNVGGSAPGGVAEMDEATWDRQVDHNLKTVYLGCHFAIPRMRETGGGAIVNIASVAGYRHIGAPIHAYAATKAGVVQLSRAMGVSYAKEGIRCNTVVPGLMHTPLVEARLTGQRGDGDAEALIARRHAQVPMGHMGDAWDVAYAALYLASDEAKYVTATEIVVDGGLTMSAPV
- a CDS encoding nucleotide sugar dehydrogenase translates to MMVQAFLNKVSDKSARIGVIGLGYVGLPLALACLKAGFRVTGYDIDAAKITALTAEQSYLPHIPVDGIGERITNGDFLATDNITDLGDADAVLICVPTPLTPERDPDLRYVRDTTAALAPVLKSGALVVLESTTYPGTTDEVLRPILESADHTVGEDLFLAFAPEREDPGNADYSIGRIPKVVGGVDEASGKLAVALYSAVLDKVVPVSSAATAEAVKITENVFRAVNIALVNELKVIYGAMDIDVWEVIEAASTKPFGYMPFYPGPGLGGHCIPIDPFYLAWKARSVGQSTRFIELAGEINRAMPDYVIDRLREAVDRQSGKGLNGADILLIGMAYKKNVADQRESPALTILEKLQAAGAKAGFHDPWIPEILPSREFGALAGCKSEALTPERLAAADAVLIVTDHDDVEYGLIAEHARLVLDTRNAMRSRGFEGTHIVPA
- a CDS encoding phytanoyl-CoA dioxygenase family protein yields the protein MAGLSDAQKDAFWRDGYLTIENAVSPDLLGRLRDTFSGWVEESRGHASPYGETINAKPRFDVEPGHTAEKPGLRRVNAPVEVSEAYYEAMASSHMTDCVADLIGPNLKFHHSKINSKLPGGATQVKWHQDFPFTPHTNDDVITALLMVDEVTEENGPLEVLAGSHRGEIHGLWHDGVFTGAIDDDIATECQKKAALCTGPAGSVCLMHTRLLHGSAPNRSANPRTLFISVYSAEDSVPVSPSPMPNKFEGTIVRGVRTGRVRAIPYEISLPQLPSTASFFDQQAQHKK